One region of Marinitoga hydrogenitolerans DSM 16785 genomic DNA includes:
- the hslU gene encoding ATP-dependent protease ATPase subunit HslU — translation MVELTPKEIVRELDKFIIGQNDAKKAVAVALRNRYRRLKLPEEIKKEIMPKNILMIGPTGVGKTEIARRLAQIANAPFIKVEATRFTEVGYVGKNVESMIRELVDVSINMVRNEMMIEVEEKAEEMVNEKILDALMGVKKSRQPSAGNFMELLNMFGQNQPRKEEPVQDTNNLERRAQLKQKLKNKELEDIEIEIEVEESAAPMFAGLGPEFEDMGIQIGEMFSNMMPKKTIRKKMKIKDARKVLLPMEAEKLIDKDKMIQEALDRAQNRGIIFIDEMDKIAAKSGSSGPDVSREGVQRDLLPIVEGTTVITKHGPIKTDYMLFIAAGAFHVAKPSDLIPEMQGRFPIRVELDALTEKDFVRILVEPENAVTKQYKALLETDGVNLVFTDEGINEIAKIAFNLNEKIENIGARRLYTVVEKVLEEVSFEAPLGSEVEIQITKEYVKQRIGKLAEDKDLSEFVL, via the coding sequence ATGGTAGAATTAACTCCAAAGGAAATTGTTAGAGAATTAGATAAATTCATCATAGGACAAAATGACGCTAAGAAAGCTGTTGCTGTAGCTCTAAGAAATAGGTACAGAAGATTAAAATTACCAGAAGAAATAAAAAAAGAGATAATGCCAAAAAATATATTGATGATAGGACCTACTGGGGTGGGAAAAACTGAGATTGCACGAAGATTAGCTCAAATTGCTAATGCGCCATTTATTAAGGTTGAAGCTACAAGATTTACTGAGGTTGGTTATGTTGGAAAAAATGTTGAATCTATGATAAGAGAATTAGTTGATGTTTCTATAAACATGGTAAGAAATGAAATGATGATTGAAGTTGAAGAAAAAGCTGAAGAAATGGTAAATGAAAAAATATTAGATGCTTTAATGGGTGTAAAAAAATCAAGACAACCTTCAGCAGGTAATTTTATGGAATTATTAAATATGTTCGGCCAAAATCAGCCAAGGAAAGAAGAACCTGTTCAAGATACAAATAACCTTGAAAGAAGAGCTCAATTAAAACAAAAATTAAAAAATAAAGAATTGGAAGATATTGAAATCGAGATTGAAGTTGAAGAAAGTGCTGCTCCTATGTTTGCCGGACTTGGCCCAGAATTTGAAGATATGGGTATACAAATTGGCGAAATGTTTTCAAATATGATGCCTAAAAAAACAATCAGAAAAAAGATGAAAATTAAAGATGCTAGAAAAGTTTTATTACCAATGGAAGCAGAAAAGCTGATTGATAAAGATAAAATGATACAGGAAGCACTAGATAGAGCTCAAAATAGGGGTATTATATTTATTGATGAGATGGATAAAATAGCTGCAAAATCAGGAAGTTCCGGCCCGGATGTTTCACGTGAAGGAGTTCAGAGAGATTTATTACCTATAGTTGAAGGTACAACTGTTATAACAAAACACGGTCCAATAAAAACAGATTATATGTTATTTATTGCTGCTGGAGCTTTTCATGTTGCTAAACCTTCTGATCTAATTCCCGAAATGCAGGGCAGATTCCCAATTAGAGTTGAATTAGATGCATTAACAGAAAAAGATTTTGTTAGAATATTAGTTGAACCTGAAAATGCTGTTACCAAACAATACAAAGCGTTGTTAGAAACAGATGGGGTAAATTTAGTATTTACCGATGAGGGTATAAATGAAATTGCTAAGATTGCATTTAATTTAAATGAAAAAATTGAGAATATTGGTGCTAGGAGATTATATACTGTTGTTGAAAAGGTACTTGAAGAAGTTTCTTTTGAAGCACCTTTAGGTTCTGAAGTGGAAATACAAATTACAAAAGAATATGTAAAACAAAGAATAGGAAAACTCGCTGAAGACAAGGATTTGAGCGAATTTGTCCTTTAG